In the Helianthus annuus cultivar XRQ/B chromosome 11, HanXRQr2.0-SUNRISE, whole genome shotgun sequence genome, one interval contains:
- the LOC110890976 gene encoding uncharacterized protein LOC110890976, which produces MDTSWMSLPRATTEYENGLDKFLDFIFSTEGKNGQISCPCIDCSNQIWVDREEARTHLQCVGFIKGYRIAPFISESCETPMLDAEDDMQGLVHDAFNGFGENIHENEIGTQNESQSMPNTNAKKFYKALEDAKKELYPGCKKFSVLSFIIRLFHSKCIGKCNDKGFSMMLDTLREAFPYASIPKSLYDLRKIIRELGLSYDKIDACPNDCMLYWKENSKKTECDICHTSRYKANENDPDDELTIPDTDKKIKKIGAKVLRHFSLIPRLQRLFMSSKKQDENGFTLLKMRMGLLYSYHGCKGCSIVIGSRMVQGKSKMRMGLLYSILKICITTSTSAGLDQILPRMFYHKVLRVGTYLE; this is translated from the exons ATGGATACGAGTTGGATGTCTTTACCAAGAGCTACTACTGAATATGAAAACGGTCTTGACAAATTTCTTGATTTTATCTTTTCTACCGAGGGTAAAAATGGTCAAATATCATGTCCATGCATTGATTGCAGTAATCAAATATGGGTTGATCGGGAGGAGGCTAGAACGCATCTCCAATGTGTCGGGTTTATTAAAGGCTACAGAATTGCACCTTTTATTTCCGAATCATGTGAAACTCCTATGTTGGATGCTGAAGATGACATGCAAGGGTTGGTGCATGATGCATTCAACGGGTTTGGTGAGAACATACATGAAAATGAAATAGGGACACAAAATGAAAGTCAAAGTATGCCAAACACAAATGCGAAAAAGTTTTATAAAGCGTTAGAAGATGCAAAGAAAGAACTATATCCTGGGTGTAAGAAGTTCTCGGTTCTTTCTTTTATCATTAGACTATTTCATAGTAAGTGTATTGGGAAATGTAATGACAAGGGTTTCAGCATGATGCTTGATACATTGAGGGAAGCCTTCCCATATGCTTCCATACCGAAGTCATTGTATGACCTAAGGAAGATAATAAGAGAATTAGGACTTAGTTATGATAAAATTGATGCATGTCCTAATGATTGTATGCTGTACTGGAAAGAAAACAGTAAGAAAACAGAATGTGATATATGTCATACGTCAAGGTACAAAGCAAATGAAAATGATCCTGATGATGAGTTAACCATACCTGATACGGATAAGAAGATTAAGAAGATTGGAGCAAAGGTTTTACGTCATTTTTCGCTCATACCACGACTGCAAAGGTTGTTTATGTCATCTAAAAAGCAAGATGAGAATGGGTTTACTCTACTCAAGATGAGAATGGGTTTACTCTACTCATACCACGGCTGTAAAGGTTGTTCCATTGTGATTGGATCTCGAATGGTTCAAGGAAAAAGCAAGATGAGAATGGGTTTACTCTACTCAATTTTGAAG ATATGTATCACAACTAGTACATCTGCTGGGTTAGATCAGATCTTGCCTCGGATGTTCTATCATAAAGTACTGCGGGTTGGAACTTACTTGGAATAG
- the LOC110890979 gene encoding uncharacterized protein LOC110890979, with amino-acid sequence MQGQSSKRRMNAYERSRMSRIQENQKKLQALGVKNIAKSLTSLAESDKTKKKKNKSMDTSKKDIDVEYMPGSDIDVEQDYQEAATKISKKKQRPIYIAPQSLKRYTNLAQKRFIAPTVSCVLTSSESHMQKGQVIDTSGRSTVAKRKLSAVDNDDDHGERDMRFHDINEEQDDVEFDDIEDIDMNEAYEEQDSFKDDGGKDMEDLEQVNDLENQNDELVEKECEDPENEEEHEGSQQENEAVRNVRKRVRGPTRMPKVWAQEKGDRIPILVNEHGQPINDKSSQLTHFMGTLSRSGKYCPIYKPWNKVKAAKKEALLALLKTKFDIPEAAKGWILQSFGRKVKNWRARVKELYHDPSLSLKEQISSRPKQVQKKQWKKLVKYWNKEKSKLVSEKNKANRAKKKMVQVTGKKSYARVREELKASKGQDPSRLEMFRACFSKDGTTKNLEASNAIAQMQQLSSNLPEGSIDKPGPDDVFSKVMGNDRNGDAVMYGLGVRAADVWGVIPSRSACHRENIQLKSQCEELTSTVVQLRAQVSEMEGSRGGSSVQPLASQHFPNVTNGHQRLRVGDEVFLKSILNSTEIVARGRVQRAWTQMI; translated from the exons ATGCAAGGACAAAGCTCTAAAAGACGTATGAATGCTTATGAAAGGAGTAGAATGTCAAGGATTCAAGAGAACCAAAAAAAATTACAAGCTTTGGGAGTGAAAAATATTGCTAAATCTTTGACAAGTCTAGCAGAGAGTgacaaaacaaagaaaaagaaaaacaaatcaATGGATACCAGCAAGAAAGATATAGATGTAGAGTATATGCCTGGTTCTGATATTGACGTTGAGCAAGATTATCAAGAAGCTGCTACAAAAATCTCTAAAAAG AAACAACGTCCAATATACATTGCTCCACAGTCCCTGAAAAGATATACTAATTTAGCACAGAAACGATTCATTGCTCCGACTGTCTCCTGTGTGCTAACATCTTCAGAATCTCATATGCAAAAGGGACAAGTAATTGATACAAGTGGGAGATCAACTGTAGCTAAGAGAAAGTTATCTGCAGTTGACAACGATGATGACCACGGGGAGCGTGACATGAGATTTCATG ATATCAATGAAGAACAAGATGATGTTGagtttgatgatattgaagatatAGATATGAATGAAGCTTATGAAGAACAAGATAGTTTTAAAGATGATGGAGGTAAAGACATGGAAGACTTAGAACAAGTGAATGATTTAGAAAATCAGAACGATGAACTGGTTGAAAAAGAATGTGAAGATCCAGAAAATGAAGAAGAGCATGAAGGTTCACAACAAGAAAATGAAGCAG TTCGGAATGTACGTAAAAGAGTGAGAGGACCAACACGTATGCCAAAGGTTTGGGCCCAAGAAAAAGGGGATAGAATTCCtattttagttaatgaacacGGACAACCTATTAATGACAAAAGTAGTCAACTGACCCATTTCATGGGAACCCTTTCAAGGAGTGGAAAGTATTGTCCGATTTATAAACCATGGAATAAAGTTAAGGCCGCCAAAAAAGAAGCGTTGCTTGCACTCTTAAAG ACAAAATTTGATATTCCTGAAGCTGCTAAAGGCTGGATATTGCAATCATTTGGGCGGAAGGTGAAGAACTGGAGGGCAAGAGTTAAGGAACTATACCATGATCCGTCTTTGTCACTGAAGGAACAAATAAGTTCTAGGCCAAAACAAGTGCAAAAAAAACAATGGAAGAAACTTGTGAAGTATTGGAATAAAGAAAAGTCTAAG CTCGTAAGTGAAAAAAACAAGGCGAATCGGGCAAAGAAGAAGATGGTTCAAGTAACGGGTAAAAAAAGTTATGCTCGAGTCCGCGAAGAGCTCAAG GCATCTAAGGGACAAGATCCAAGTCGACTGGAAATGTTTCGTGCATGTTTCTCCAAAGATGGAACTACTAAAAATTTGGAAGCTTCAAATGCAATT GCACAGATGCAACAACTTAGTTCTAATCTTCCCGAGGGCTCGATCGATAAGCCTGGACCAGATGATGTTTTTTCTAAAGTAATGGGTAATGATCGAAATGGTGATGCGGTTATGTATGGTCTGGGTGTTCGTGCTGCTGATGTTTGGGGTGTAATACCAAGTCGTTCAGCATGTCATAGAGAAAACATCCAATTGAAGTCTCAATGTGAAGAACTTACTAGTACTGTGGTCCAGTTACGAGCCCAAGTATCAGAGATGGAAGGGTCAAGGGGTGGTTCCAGTGTTCAACCTCTTGCATCACAACATTTCCCCAATGTAACCAATGGACATCAACGTTTACGg gtcggAGATGAAGTTTTCCTCAAAAGCATTCTAAACTCTACCGAGATTGTAGCAAGAGGAAGGGTCCAGAGAGCTTGGACCCAAATGATCTAG